From a region of the Janthinobacterium sp. 61 genome:
- a CDS encoding VTT domain-containing protein, whose translation MPNLIYLLEHYGVLIVFGIVLVEQLGLPIPAFPILVVAGAMAVDGDMNGGLVLAAALGACLISDFTWFRAGRHFGKRILRLLCRISLSPDYCVSQTEDKFKRWGPKALIVSKFVPGFNTVAAPMSGALGTPPGQFFLYAGLGALLWSGTGIVVGVIFHSSVQQVLDLLSTMGSTALLMLATLLGLFLLYKFLERRRFRQALQIERIGIDELLELIEQGEEPLMVDARSATAQALEPAVPGALFFNGKEPVPAMIAMDKDRHIIVYCSCPNDVTAAQVAKLLHQHGFHRAKPLHGGLDAWNAAYRSDQPAPASLLGEGLPS comes from the coding sequence ATGCCCAACCTCATTTACCTGCTCGAACATTACGGTGTCCTGATTGTCTTTGGCATCGTGCTGGTGGAGCAGCTCGGTCTGCCGATTCCCGCCTTTCCCATCCTGGTGGTGGCGGGAGCGATGGCCGTCGATGGCGACATGAATGGGGGACTGGTGCTGGCCGCCGCGCTGGGCGCTTGCCTGATCAGCGACTTCACGTGGTTCCGCGCGGGCCGCCATTTCGGCAAGCGTATCCTGCGGCTGCTGTGCCGCATCTCGCTGTCGCCCGATTACTGCGTCAGCCAGACGGAAGACAAATTCAAGCGCTGGGGGCCGAAAGCCCTGATCGTCTCCAAGTTCGTGCCGGGATTCAATACTGTGGCCGCACCGATGTCGGGAGCGCTGGGCACGCCGCCGGGCCAGTTCTTCCTGTACGCGGGCCTGGGCGCCTTGCTGTGGAGCGGCACGGGCATCGTCGTCGGCGTGATTTTCCATTCCAGCGTGCAGCAGGTGCTCGACTTGCTCAGCACCATGGGTAGCACGGCCTTGCTGATGCTGGCCACCTTGCTGGGCTTGTTCCTGCTGTATAAATTCCTCGAGCGCCGGCGTTTCCGCCAGGCCTTGCAGATCGAACGTATCGGCATCGATGAATTACTCGAACTCATAGAGCAGGGCGAGGAGCCGCTGATGGTCGACGCGCGCAGCGCCACGGCGCAGGCTCTGGAGCCGGCCGTGCCGGGCGCCTTGTTCTTCAATGGCAAGGAACCCGTGCCCGCCATGATCGCCATGGACAAGGACCGCCACATCATCGTGTATTGCAGCTGTCCCAACGACGTGACGGCCGCGCAAGTGGCCAAGCTGTTGCACCAGCACGGCTTTCACCGGGCCAAGCCCCTGCATGGCGGCCTCGATGCGTGGAATGCCGCCTACCGCTCGGACCAGCCGGCGCCCGCCAGCCTGCTGGGCGAAGGCTTGCCTTCCTGA
- a CDS encoding glucokinase, with the protein MSASSSPVLPTSAFADGPRLLADVGGTNARFALEVAAGHITLVEVLPCADYPSLSAALQAYLALPHIAAAGGQAVRHAMIAIANPVDGDFLSMTNHHWSFSIRAMREECGFTTLDVVNDFTALARALPQLSSEQKHQIGAGTARPNTAIGLIGAGTGLGVSGLIPSNGGWIALQSEGGHVSFAPSNETEVSILQFAWREYEHVSAERLISGDGLELIYRALADRAGVPAEDLPAAEITRRALAGESQLCDDVIEAFCCMLGTVAGNVAVTLGALGGIYIGGGIVPRLGPRFDRSGFRARFERKGRFANYVSQVPTFVITAQYPAFLGASAILSEKLASL; encoded by the coding sequence ATGAGCGCTTCGTCTTCACCCGTATTGCCGACTTCCGCCTTTGCCGATGGACCGCGCCTGCTGGCCGACGTGGGCGGCACCAATGCCCGTTTCGCCCTGGAAGTGGCCGCAGGCCACATCACCCTGGTGGAAGTGCTGCCCTGTGCCGATTACCCGAGTCTGTCTGCCGCCCTGCAAGCCTACCTGGCCCTGCCGCACATCGCTGCTGCCGGCGGGCAAGCCGTGCGCCATGCCATGATCGCCATCGCCAACCCGGTCGACGGCGATTTCCTCAGCATGACGAACCACCACTGGTCGTTCTCGATCCGCGCCATGCGCGAGGAGTGCGGTTTCACGACCCTGGACGTGGTCAACGATTTCACGGCCCTGGCGCGCGCCTTGCCGCAGCTGTCCAGCGAACAGAAGCATCAGATTGGCGCCGGCACGGCCCGTCCAAACACGGCCATCGGCCTGATCGGCGCCGGCACGGGCCTGGGCGTGTCGGGCCTGATTCCGTCGAACGGCGGCTGGATCGCCCTGCAAAGCGAAGGCGGCCACGTCAGCTTCGCGCCGTCGAATGAAACGGAAGTGAGCATTCTGCAATTTGCCTGGCGCGAATATGAGCACGTCTCGGCCGAACGCCTGATTTCAGGTGATGGCCTGGAACTGATCTACCGCGCCCTGGCCGACCGCGCAGGCGTGCCGGCGGAAGACTTGCCTGCGGCGGAAATCACGCGCCGCGCGCTGGCCGGTGAATCCCAGCTGTGCGACGACGTCATTGAAGCGTTCTGCTGCATGCTTGGCACGGTGGCGGGCAACGTCGCCGTCACCCTGGGCGCGCTGGGCGGTATTTATATCGGCGGCGGCATCGTGCCACGCCTGGGGCCGCGCTTCGACCGCTCCGGTTTCCGCGCCCGCTTCGAGCGCAAGGGCCGCTTCGCCAATTATGTGTCGCAAGTGCCGACCTTTGTCATCACCGCGCAGTATCCAGCTTTCCTGGGTGCATCGGCCATTCTCTCGGAGAAACTCGCCTCCCTGTGA
- the scpB gene encoding SMC-Scp complex subunit ScpB — protein MNTIEAKKVLETALLCARESLTIHSLKKLFVDADENGRVRGVGVGADTIKQLLEELRQEWEGRGIEIVSLASGWRFQSRPEMKMYLDRMTPERPPKYSRATLETLAIIAYRQPVTRGDIEEIRGVAVNSQTIKMLEDRGWVDAIGYRDVVGRPALLATTKQFLDDLGLHSLSQLPPLQQISEMQGNGLEALEAALQENFDKASNELVPQLGAGSNTAVTDVDVTASLDAGPDASPTDEAYTHDPAPELTVDAAPGQHSQETKNE, from the coding sequence ATGAATACAATTGAGGCTAAAAAAGTCCTCGAAACCGCGTTGCTGTGCGCTCGTGAGTCGCTGACGATCCACAGCCTGAAAAAGCTGTTCGTCGATGCGGACGAGAATGGTCGCGTGCGTGGTGTCGGCGTTGGTGCCGACACGATCAAGCAATTGCTGGAAGAGTTGCGGCAGGAGTGGGAAGGGCGCGGCATTGAGATCGTCAGTCTGGCTTCTGGCTGGCGCTTTCAAAGCCGCCCGGAAATGAAGATGTATCTCGATCGCATGACGCCCGAGCGGCCGCCTAAGTATTCGCGGGCGACCCTGGAAACCCTGGCCATCATTGCCTACCGCCAGCCGGTGACGCGCGGCGATATCGAGGAAATCCGCGGTGTTGCCGTCAATTCGCAGACGATCAAGATGCTGGAAGACCGTGGCTGGGTCGATGCCATCGGTTACCGCGACGTGGTGGGCCGGCCGGCCTTGCTGGCCACCACCAAGCAGTTTTTGGATGACCTGGGTTTGCATTCGCTGTCCCAGCTGCCGCCTTTGCAGCAAATCAGTGAAATGCAGGGCAACGGGCTCGAAGCCCTGGAAGCGGCCCTGCAAGAAAATTTTGACAAGGCAAGCAATGAGCTTGTCCCCCAGCTTGGTGCAGGTAGCAATACGGCTGTGACAGATGTAGATGTGACAGCAAGCCTTGATGCCGGCCCCGATGCTTCGCCCACGGACGAAGCCTACACTCACGACCCTGCGCCAGAACTAACGGTTGACGCTGCGCCAGGTCAGCACAGCCAAGAAACGAAGAATGAATAA